The Flexivirga aerilata sequence CGGCGAGCAACGGCCGCAGGCCCGCGTAGACACCGAGGATGTCGTCCTTGGTGATCGGGGTCGCCAGCACCGAATTCGCGTGCTCCAGAAGGTATTCGATGTCCTGGGCGGTGGCGGCCGGGTGCGCCAGGTCGTGGGTCCAGTCCGTGTCGGTGGTGCCGATGAGCCACTGCTGGCCCCACGGGATCACGAACAGCACGGACTTCTCGGTGCGCAGGATCAGGCCGACCTCGCCGGCGATGCGGTCGCGCGGCACCAGGATGTGCACGCCCTTGGACGCGCGCACCCGGAAACGGCCTCGGCCACCGCTCATCCGCTGCAGGTCGTCGGTCCACACGCCGGTGGCGTTGACCACGACTTTGGCTCGCACCGTTGCGGTTTCGCCGGTCTCGACGTCACGCACCACAGCGCCGACCACCCGGTCGGCCTCCTTGACCAGCTCCACGACCTCGGTGGAGTTACGCACCACGGCGCCGTAGTGCGCCGCCGTGCGTGCCACGGTCAGCGTATGGCGGGCGTCGTCGGCCTGCGCGTCGTAGTAGCGGACGGCGCCCACCAGTGCGTCGGACTTCAGGCCGGGGAAGAGCTTGAGCGCACCGCCGCGGGTCAGGTGCTTCTGCCGCGGCACGGAGCGGGCACCACCCATCTGGTCGTACATCGCCAAACCCGTTGCGACATAAGGACGTTCCCATCCTCTGTGGGAGAGCGGGTAGAGGAACGACACCGGGTGCACCAGGTGCGGGGCGATCGTGGTGAGCATCAGCTCACGCTCCTTGAGCGCCTCCGCGACCAGTCCGAAGTTCATCTGCTCGAGGTAGCGCAGGCCGCCGTGGAAGAGCTTGCTGCTGCGCGAGGAGGTGCCGCTGGCGAAGTCGCGGGCCTCGACCAGTGCGGTGCGCAGGCCACGGGTGGCAGCGTCGAGCGCAGCGCCGGCACCGGTCACCCCGCCGCCGATCACCAGGACGTCGAATTCGCGCTCCTGCAACTCTTCCCAGGACTGAGCGCGTTCCTTCGGCCCGAGTTGTGCGCTGAACGGCTGCATGACCATGACTGGACTCCCTCGAAATCCGCGTGACGACACTGTCAGCTTATGCGCGTTCGCCGACCCGGGTGGAGGCGGCCATGAGGTTGCCGACCGGCTGCGGACTCAATGCGAGATGGGCCACACTGAGCAGGTCATGGCGGACCCGGTGAGCGCCTCGCCGCCCGCCACAGTCCGAGAGCGAGAGGCTTGAAATCCATGACCCTGTGGGGCGTTTTCTTCAGCGAGGTGATCGGAACCGCGATTCTGATCGTCCTCGGTGTCGGCGTCGTCGCCAATGCCGTGTTCCCCAAGAACAACGGCTACGAGGGCGGCAACCTGATGATCAACTTCGGCTGGGGCATCGGCGTGCTCGCCGGCGTCTACGCCGCATACAAGTCGGGCGGACACCTCAATCCCGCTGTCACGCTTGGCATTTGGGCGTCCGGCGCGAAGGAGTTCGTGCCCGGCATCCAGGTCGACGCCACGTCGATCGCGGTCTACATCGTCGCGCAGTTCATCGGCGCGTTCATCGGTGCGGTCGTCGCCTGGGCGGCATACAAGAAGCAGTTCGACGAGCGCGGCGACGCGCCGAGCCTGGTCTTCTCGACCGGCCCGCTCATCCCGAGCGTCGCCTGGAACCTCGTCACCGAGATCATCGGCACCTTCATCCTGCTCTTCGGCGCCCTGAGCTTCGGCGCGTGGAACGGCGGCAAGGGCACCATCCTGGAAGCAATTCCGGTGGCATTGCTCGTGGTTGGGATCGGCGCCAGCCTCGGCGGCCCGACGGGATATGCGATCAATCCGGCACGTGACCTCGGCCCCCGCCTCGCGCACGCCATCCTGCCGATCCCGCACAAGGACTCCAACAACTGGGGCTATGCCTGGATCCCGGTCGTCGGCCCGATCATCGGCGGCATCCTCGGTGGCCTGGTCTTCCACTGGTACAGCAGCTGAGCGCCGTCAATCGTCATACGACAGAACAGAATTGAGCGAAGGAAGCAGATATGAGCAAGTACATCGCATCGATCGACCAGGGCACCACCAGCACCCGCTGCATCATCTTCGACCAGGACGGTGCGATCCAGGCCGTCTCCCAGATGGAGCACGAGCAGATCTTCCCCAAGGCCGGCTGGGTCGAGCACAACCCGCAGGAGATCTGGGACAACACCCGCAAGGTGTGCGCCGAGGCGTTGGCCCAGCTGGACCTGTCGGCGTCGGACATCGCGGCGGTCGGCATCACCAACCAGCGTGAGAC is a genomic window containing:
- a CDS encoding MIP/aquaporin family protein gives rise to the protein MTLWGVFFSEVIGTAILIVLGVGVVANAVFPKNNGYEGGNLMINFGWGIGVLAGVYAAYKSGGHLNPAVTLGIWASGAKEFVPGIQVDATSIAVYIVAQFIGAFIGAVVAWAAYKKQFDERGDAPSLVFSTGPLIPSVAWNLVTEIIGTFILLFGALSFGAWNGGKGTILEAIPVALLVVGIGASLGGPTGYAINPARDLGPRLAHAILPIPHKDSNNWGYAWIPVVGPIIGGILGGLVFHWYSS
- a CDS encoding glycerol-3-phosphate dehydrogenase/oxidase, which gives rise to MVMQPFSAQLGPKERAQSWEELQEREFDVLVIGGGVTGAGAALDAATRGLRTALVEARDFASGTSSRSSKLFHGGLRYLEQMNFGLVAEALKERELMLTTIAPHLVHPVSFLYPLSHRGWERPYVATGLAMYDQMGGARSVPRQKHLTRGGALKLFPGLKSDALVGAVRYYDAQADDARHTLTVARTAAHYGAVVRNSTEVVELVKEADRVVGAVVRDVETGETATVRAKVVVNATGVWTDDLQRMSGGRGRFRVRASKGVHILVPRDRIAGEVGLILRTEKSVLFVIPWGQQWLIGTTDTDWTHDLAHPAATAQDIEYLLEHANSVLATPITKDDILGVYAGLRPLLAGESEDTSQLSREHAVARPQPGLVSIAGGKYTTYRVMAQDAIDVAGKDIGDIKESVTEHVPLVGADGYAAMVNLKHELSAETGLPEWRIEHLLGRYGSKLDEVLALAADDASLLEPVTSAENYLRVELKYAVTHEGALHLTDVLARRTRMSIETKHRGVDAAEETADIMAGVLGWDEETKRREVETYRERVAAERASQELDSDSDSDAARLRAPEMRQGLRKVTATK